In Rutidosis leptorrhynchoides isolate AG116_Rl617_1_P2 chromosome 2, CSIRO_AGI_Rlap_v1, whole genome shotgun sequence, one genomic interval encodes:
- the LOC139889299 gene encoding cytochrome P450 736A117-like, giving the protein MAAFLIYILSFLLTLFLFIKFYYSTPPTTTNNPPPSPPKFPVIGNLHQLTPLIHRSFFSLSNRYGPYLMLLHLGSIPTLVVSSNESAYEILQTHDLEFSSKPSIKVHQTVFYNSKEIAVAPYGEHWRQAKKTIVLHYLSNKMVQNFSVIRDEEIAFSVNEIEKLCSGNNVVNLSDLIADHTNGVSCRATFGRKYNSGEDGKKFKRILQDLLEVVTHFYFADSIPKLAWIDQIMGANGKAKNVARYMDEFLEAAIEERVVKDDHDEVSEGVEPFIDALLRIQKESVNEIAFDRDTLKALLMDAYLDGTDTTSSLLEWTMTELLTHPSFLNKLQEEVRTVVKGKQHITDEDIEQMKYLKAVIMETTRLHPPVPVPPGRVATQDSKVMGYDIAKGTRVYINIWAIGRDPKLWDKPNEFVPERFVNGSVDFVKHDFKFIPFGAGRRGCPGRVFGLAVVENLLANLLCKFDWALPDRVKEEGVDMEETVGLATHKKVPLLAFATPFSL; this is encoded by the exons ATGGCAGCTTTCTTGATTTACATTCTATCATTTCTTCTCACTTTATTCTTATTTATCAAATTCTATTACTCTactccaccaaccaccaccaacaacccACCACCTTCACCACCAAAGTTTCCGGTAATCGGCAACCTCCACCAGCTGACGCCACTAATCCACCGTTCATTCTTCTCCTTATCGAACCGTTACGGCCCCTACCTCATGCTCCTCCACCTAGGTTCCATCCCAACACTAGTTGTGTCATCAAATGAATCAGCTTATGAGATACTGCAAACCCATGATCTTGAATTTTCTAGTAAACCATCCATCAAGGTTCACCAGACTGTTTTCTACAATTCGAAAGAAATCGCAGTGGCCCCTTACGGCGAACACTGGAGACAGGCCAAAAAAACCATTGTCCTCCATTATTTAAGTAACAAAATGGTGCAAAACTTTAGTGTAATTCGGGACGAAGAAATTGCATTTTCAGTTAACGAAATCGAGAAGTTATGTTCGGGTAATAACGTTGTGAATTTGAGTGATTTGATCGCTGATCATACGAATGGTGTTTCATGTAGAGCGACATTTGGGAGGAAGTATAATAGTGGGGAGGATGGGAAGAAGTTTAAAAGGATTTTGCAGGATCTTTTAGAGGTTGTGACTCATTTCTATTTTGCGGATTCGATTCCTAAGCTTGCGTGGATCGATCAAATTATGGGCGCGAATGGTAAAGCGAAGAATGTAGCGCGATATATGGACGAGTTCTTGGAGGCAGCAATTGAAGAGAGGGTTGTAAAAGATGATCATGATGAGGTTAGTGAAGGTGTGGAACCTTTCATTGATGCATTGCTAAGGATTCAGAAAGAGAGTGTTAATGAAATAGCTTTTGATAGAGACACCCTCAAGGCCCTCCTTATG GATGCGTATCTTGATGGCACAGACACTACATCGTCGTTGTTAGAATGGACGATGACGGAGCTCCTAACACATCCTAGTTTCCTAAACAAACTTCAAGAAGAAGTTAGGACAGTTGTTAAAGGCAAACAACACATAACAGATGAAGATATTGAACAGATGAAGTACCTAAAAGCAGTAATTATGGAAACCACCCGTCTTCACCCTCCAGTTCCTGTCCCACCTGGTCGAGTTGCAACCCAAGATTCAAAGGTAATGGGGTATGACATTGCAAAAGGAACCCGGGTTTACATCAATATATGGGCCATTGGAAGGGACCCTAAATTGTGGGACAAACCTAATGAGTTTGTACCAGAGAGATTTGTTAATGGTTCGGTTGATTTTGTTAAGCATGATTTTAAGTTTATTCCATTTGGTGCTGGACGTAGGGGCTGCCCTGGGCGGGTTTTTGGGTTGGCTGTAGTTGAGAATTTGCTAGCGAACTTGTTGTGTAAGTTCGATTGGGCGCTGCCAGATCGAGTAAAGGAAGAAGGGGTAGACATGGAGGAAACAGTTGGTCTAGCAACTCATAAAAAGGTTCCATTGTTGGCTTTTGCAACACCCTTCTCTTTGTAG
- the LOC139892512 gene encoding protein-L-isoaspartate O-methyltransferase 1-like, with the protein MKMSSSVVAYTFRHFPQLHNRSLQLFSLHRHPFRQPCTVTSSSSCSLLSAFSLTGNSFFRKMERYWAGSSINKNKGMVEHLQRYGVIQSKKVAEVMETIDRALFVPDGSPAYEDSPMQIGFNATISAPHMHATCLQLLEKNLQPGMHALDVGSGTGYLTACFALMVGPQGRAIGVEHIPELVALSVKNVEKSAAAQLLKDGSLALHVGDGREGWPEFAPYDAIHVGAAAPEIPQPLIDQLKPGGRLVIPVGNMFQELKVVDKNEDGSVTMRSETSVRYVPLTSREAQLRGY; encoded by the exons ATGAAAATGTCGAGTTCAGTAGTAGCGTACACCTTCCGTCATTTCCCCCAATTACACAACCGCTCTCTTCAGTTATTCTCCCTCCACCGTCATCCCTTCCGGCAGCCGTGCACGGTCACTTCCTCATCCTCTTGCAGTCTTTTAAGTGCGTTTTCTCTCACGGGGAATTCATTCTTTCGTAAGATGGAG CGTTACTGGGCTGGTAGTAGCATCAATAAGAATAAAGGCATGGTGGAGCATTTGCAGCGTTATGGAGTCATACAGTCAAAAAAGGTGGCTGAAGTAATGGAGACTATCGACAGGGCATTGTTTGTACCTGACGGGTCCCCAGCTTATGAAGACAGTCCCATGCAAATAGGTTTTAATGCCACCATTTCTGCACCTCATATGCATGCTACTTGCCTTCAGTTACTGGAGAAAAATTTACAGCCTGGGATGCATGCTTTAGATGTTGGTTCAG GAACTGGATACTTGACTGCATGCTTTGCACTTATGGTTGGACCGCAGGGTCGTGCAATTGGTGTGGAACATATTCCAGAGTTGGTTGCCTTGTCAGTTAAGAATGTTGAAAAAAGTGCAGCTGCTCAATTACTCAAAGATGGATCTCTTGCATTACATGTTGGTG ATGGCAGAGAAGGGTGGCCTGAGTTTGCACCTTACGATGCTATTCATGTTGGGGCAGCAGCACCAGAAATTCCTCAGCCGCTTATCGATCAACTGAAGCCAGGTGGAAGGTTGGTGATCCCTGTCGGGAACATGTTTCAGGAATTGAAAGTTGTTGATAAGAACGAGGATGGTTCTGTAACAATGCGTAGTGAGACTTCAGTTCGATATGTACCACTTACAAGTAGGGAAGCACAGTTGCGTGGCTACTGA